The DNA segment TTGAGTGTGACGAACGATACCCCGAGGCGGGCGGCGAGCGCTTCCTGAGTGAAGCCCCCGGCGGCACAGATGCGCGTCAGTTTTTCAGGAACGGAGTTCATGCACGCAACATCATAAAGTTTATAGTGTTTGTCAATTAATATATCGCTTCACCAGAGCGTATTAAGAAAAATTATAGCCACAAAAAACACAGTTGCTTGCCTGCCACGACGGAGCGGCAAATGTGGCGCAGGCATTCCTGCCTGCGCAGGGCAGACAAGAATGTCTGCCCCACAACGATGCATGCGCGAACAGGCTGGATTCGAAGAGTGGCTTTCTGAAAGAAAGCAGCGAAAGCGGCAAAGGCTCGCCAAAGGCGGGCAGTGAAAACGGCAAATACACCGGATACACGGATTTTTTTACAAAGAGGCAAATGCAGCGCTGCATTCATGTTCATGCGTGGTTAATCATCCTTTATTCCAGGGTTAGACAAAGTCTAACGCCAGATCGGCGGACGGCGCAGAGTGTGTGAGCGCGCCGACAGAAACGGCATCAACGCCGGTTTTTGCGATCTCGCGAATCGTTGTGAGATTTACTCCGCCGGAGGCTTCGGTTTTACAAATGCCGGCGCAGAGTTTTACGCATTCGCGCAGTTTGAGCGGCGGGATATTGTCGAGCAGAACCCAGTCGGGCTTGGCGGTGAGTACTTCTTTGAGCTGTTCAATTGTGTCGACCTCAACCTCAATGAGTAATTGAGGGTATTGCCTGCGCGCCTCGTTGACAGCGCCGGCGAGCGTGCCGCCGGCACGCGTCCGGTGCGCGAGATGATTGTCTTTAATCAGCACGTGATCGAAAAGCCCGTAGCGGTGATTGGTGCCGCCGCCGCACAGCACGGCATATTTTTCGAATGTGCGCAGTACCGGCGTTGTCTTGCGCGTGTCGAGAATCAGAACAGCGGAATTGTTCGCTTCGTCGACATACCGGCGCGTCATGGTGGCGATGCCGGTCATACGCTGAATAAAGTTCAGTGCGGTGCGTTCGGCAATCAGAATTCCGCGCGCCGGGCCGGTAACGGTCAGAACGGTATCGCCGGCACTCAGCGCACTTCCGTCCGGTTGATGCAGTTTAACCTCAAGCGCCGGTTCCACCTGCCGGAATACTTCGGCGGCGACCGGCGCGCCGGACAGGATTCCGTGTTCACGCATTACAAGGTTCGCGGCAGCCTGTTCGCCTTTCGGTACGAGTGCGACGGTGGTTGCATCGAGTCTGTCCGGCCCCAGATCTTCAGCGAGTGCTTCTCTAATCCGCTGCTTGATGTCGGGAAACGAGAGAATATCGGGCAGGTTCATGCGCGGCTTGTTCCTTTTCGCGTTCTTCTTCCTGTTTTTTGCGGTGCGCGATTTTGCCGGAGCCCATCATGACGCTGACAGGTTTGAGCAGTTCAATGTTTTCGCAGGCGAT comes from the Kiritimatiellales bacterium genome and includes:
- the nadC gene encoding carboxylating nicotinate-nucleotide diphosphorylase; this translates as MNLPDILSFPDIKQRIREALAEDLGPDRLDATTVALVPKGEQAAANLVMREHGILSGAPVAAEVFRQVEPALEVKLHQPDGSALSAGDTVLTVTGPARGILIAERTALNFIQRMTGIATMTRRYVDEANNSAVLILDTRKTTPVLRTFEKYAVLCGGGTNHRYGLFDHVLIKDNHLAHRTRAGGTLAGAVNEARRQYPQLLIEVEVDTIEQLKEVLTAKPDWVLLDNIPPLKLRECVKLCAGICKTEASGGVNLTTIREIAKTGVDAVSVGALTHSAPSADLALDFV